A single region of the Pieris rapae chromosome 21, ilPieRapa1.1, whole genome shotgun sequence genome encodes:
- the LOC110999187 gene encoding chitinase domain-containing protein 1 translates to MKCLSTIIQVLVMLSVCFATLSPPADKKSQKGVKPQDGPRKNNVLDRKLVVETPYAKDIIKYHATFHQSITTRNFLNSVLGFVTPWNNKGYDVAKAWAPKFNYISPVWLQVKRQSPNIYIISGLHDVDHAWMKVVKQKGTPSNVRILPRLLFENWQPSDLKAFFKEPSSLSEQKALIEEVKKTCKQWNFDGIVLEMLSQIGKYVEKSVKFIQQFGLEMSEDDLKLILVYPPFRGYPTDEFFVKAYNDIYPYVEAISVMTYDFSSTQKPGPNAPLYWIRLCLEKLIENEDNPSKRSKILLGLNFYGNSYTANGGGPIVGTEYIELLKNAKNNQMLTYNNNTAENYIEIRTLQGAKKVFFPTLYSIQKRLDLARELGTGVAIWELGQGLDYFYDLF, encoded by the exons atgaaatgccTATCAACAATCATACAAGTTCTGGTTATGTTAAGTGTGTGTTTTGCTACTTTATCACCACCAGCTGATAAAAAGTCCCAAAAAGGGGTTAAACCTCAAGATGGCccaagaaaaaataatgtcttGGACAGGAAATTAGTTGTGGAAACACCATATGCTaaggatattataaaatatcacgCTACTTTTCACCAAAGTATCACAACACGTAACTTCTTGAATTCAGTCTTAGGATTTGTAACACCG TGGAACAACAAGGGTTATGATGTGGCTAAAGCATGGGCAcctaagtttaattatatatcaccTGTATGGCTACAAGTGAAACGACAGAGTcctaacatatatataatttctggGTTACATGATGTTGATCATGCCTGGATGAAAGTAGTCAAGCAAAAAGGAACACCAAGTAATGTTAGAA TTCTACCAAGACTGCTTTTTGAAAATTGGCAGCCGTCAGATCTAAAGGCATTCTTCAAAGAGCCATCCTCACTATCAGAACAGAAAGCTCTGATTGAAGAAGTGAAGAAAACATGCAAACAGTGGAATTTTGATGGTATAGTGTTAGAAATGCTTTCACAGATTGGAAAGTATGTAGAGAAATCTGTCAAATTTATCCAGCAGTTTG GATTAGAAATGAGTGAAGATGATTTAAAACTGATTCTAGTCTACCCTCCATTCCGAGGCTACCCAACTGATGAGTTCTTTGTTAAAGcatataatgatatttatcCATATGTTGAAGCTATTTCTGTGATGACTTATGATTTCTCAAGTACTCAAAAACCAG GACCAAATGCACCCTTATACTGGATAAGACTGTGTTTAGAGAAATTAATAGAGAATGAAGACAATCCCTCCAAACgatcaaaaatattacttgGTTTAAACTTTTATGGAAATTCGTATACCGCTAATGGAGGAGGTCCTATTGTTGGCACAGAATATATAGAGTTATTGAAAAATgccaaaaataatcaaatgcTTACATACAATAACAATACAGCTGAGAATTATATTGAGATAAG gacATTGCAAGGAgcgaaaaaagtatttttcccAACGTTATACTCGATACAGAAACGATTAGACCTCGCTAGGGAGTTGGGTACTGGAGTTGCTATATGGGAACTAGGCCAGGGATTGGACTACttctatgatttattttaa